In Thermocrinis minervae, a single genomic region encodes these proteins:
- a CDS encoding inositol-3-phosphate synthase yields MSKKIRVAIAGVGNCASALIQGIYYYQKHQDKNVSGLMFEDVGGYKPWDIEIVAAWDVDARKVGKDVSEAIFSEPNCTTVFEPNVPKLGVKVRMGKVLDGVAPHMKDYPPERSFVVADEKEDELEDVVRVLKETEADILVNYVPVGSEEAARFYAMACLEAGVSFINGMPTFIVSDPEWAKKFEAAGIPVVGDDIKSQVGATILHRTLVQLFIDRGVKIDRTYQLNFGGNTDFLNMLERSRLSTKKTSKTEAVSSLITYDIDPFNIHIGPSDWVPWLKDRKIAYIRIEGRLFGDVPMYLEAKLDVEDSPNSAGSMIDAIRCCKLARDRGIGGPLYSISAYTMKHPPIQYPDWQARKMVEEFIRGERER; encoded by the coding sequence ATGTCCAAGAAGATAAGAGTAGCAATAGCAGGTGTTGGTAACTGCGCGAGTGCTCTTATTCAAGGCATCTACTACTATCAGAAGCACCAAGACAAGAACGTGAGCGGTCTTATGTTTGAAGACGTGGGTGGATACAAGCCATGGGACATTGAAATCGTTGCAGCTTGGGATGTGGATGCGAGGAAGGTGGGTAAGGACGTTTCCGAAGCCATTTTTTCAGAACCTAACTGTACCACAGTTTTTGAACCCAATGTTCCAAAGCTTGGAGTCAAGGTGCGTATGGGAAAAGTTTTGGATGGAGTAGCCCCCCATATGAAAGACTACCCTCCAGAGAGATCCTTCGTGGTAGCGGATGAAAAGGAAGACGAGCTTGAAGATGTGGTAAGGGTCTTAAAGGAGACAGAAGCGGATATACTTGTAAACTACGTGCCAGTCGGTTCTGAAGAGGCTGCAAGGTTTTATGCCATGGCGTGCCTTGAAGCCGGAGTCTCCTTCATAAACGGTATGCCCACTTTCATAGTCTCTGATCCTGAATGGGCCAAGAAGTTTGAAGCTGCAGGTATACCTGTGGTGGGTGACGATATAAAATCCCAAGTGGGAGCTACCATACTCCACAGGACCCTGGTCCAACTCTTCATAGATAGGGGTGTAAAGATTGATAGGACATACCAATTAAACTTTGGAGGAAACACAGATTTTCTAAACATGCTTGAAAGAAGCAGGCTAAGCACAAAGAAAACCTCCAAAACAGAGGCTGTATCCTCTCTCATAACCTATGATATAGATCCTTTCAACATCCATATAGGGCCGTCCGATTGGGTTCCATGGCTAAAGGATAGAAAGATAGCCTACATACGCATAGAAGGTAGACTCTTTGGCGATGTCCCCATGTACCTGGAAGCAAAGTTGGACGTAGAAGACTCCCCTAACAGTGCAGGGTCTATGATAGATGCCATAAGGTGTTGTAAGCTGGCTAGAGATAGAGGTATAGGTGGACCACTTTACTCCATAAGCGCCTACACTATGAAACACCCACCCATACAGTACCCAGACTGGCAGGCTAGAAAGATGGTAGAAGAATTCATAAGAGGTGAAAGGGAACGCTAG
- the rplM gene encoding 50S ribosomal protein L13, giving the protein MKTYRIRPEDVVRNWWVVDARGKILGRLASQIASILRGKHKPYFQPDVDCGDFVIVINAKDVKVTGKKLIQKKYYFHSNYPGGLKERSLEWMLENKPEEVIRLAVKRMLPKNRLGHRMLKRLKIYAGPEHPHEAQQPKPLEVEA; this is encoded by the coding sequence ATGAAGACCTATCGTATTAGGCCAGAAGATGTAGTTAGGAATTGGTGGGTTGTAGATGCAAGAGGTAAGATACTTGGAAGGCTTGCATCACAGATAGCTTCAATTCTACGTGGTAAGCATAAGCCCTACTTCCAGCCTGATGTGGACTGCGGGGACTTTGTGATAGTTATAAACGCTAAGGATGTAAAGGTGACGGGCAAGAAGCTCATTCAAAAGAAGTACTACTTCCACTCCAACTATCCAGGAGGTCTAAAGGAGAGATCCTTGGAGTGGATGCTGGAAAACAAGCCGGAAGAGGTTATCAGGTTGGCCGTCAAGAGGATGCTACCCAAGAACAGGCTAGGGCATAGAATGCTAAAGAGGCTTAAGATCTATGCCGGTCCAGAACATCCCCATGAGGCTCAACAACCAAAACCTCTGGAGGTTGAAGCATGA
- the rpsI gene encoding 30S ribosomal protein S9 codes for MTVKLKDFKIGFDNAYYGTGRRKESIARVWLLTNTKKQIVKSKATGKEYELKDYVQRETNYLKVLYPLKLVGLEDKFGIYATVEGGGISGQTEAIMYGIAKALIKYNPDLRPVLKKAGLLTRDAREKERKKYGLMKARKGYRWSKR; via the coding sequence ATGACGGTAAAGCTCAAGGATTTTAAGATAGGCTTTGACAACGCCTACTATGGTACAGGAAGGAGAAAAGAAAGCATAGCAAGAGTATGGCTCCTGACAAACACGAAAAAGCAGATAGTAAAGTCCAAAGCTACAGGAAAGGAGTACGAACTTAAAGATTACGTTCAGAGAGAAACCAACTACCTTAAGGTACTTTACCCACTTAAACTAGTAGGTCTGGAGGACAAGTTTGGTATATACGCAACTGTGGAAGGTGGTGGTATATCAGGCCAGACTGAAGCCATAATGTATGGTATAGCTAAGGCTCTTATAAAGTACAACCCAGATCTAAGACCTGTGCTGAAGAAGGCAGGTCTTCTAACCAGAGATGCAAGAGAGAAGGAGAGGAAGAAGTACGGACTCATGAAAGCAAGAAAAGGCTACAGATGGAGCAAACGTTAA
- the argC gene encoding N-acetyl-gamma-glutamyl-phosphate reductase has translation MEQTLRVCVYGATGYTGVELLRTLQKHPYVKVVSITSKSYEGKLLEEVFPSFSTSYLGKLCLTQEPEENFDVAFLCLPHETSLHLVPELLKAGKRVIDLSGAYRLKDANLYPKYYGFEHPYTDTLKEAVYGLPEIFRSDIKTARLVANPGCYPTATLLGLYPLLKEKLLEDDTIIVDAISGVSGAGRKTSQQFHFPEMTENAFAYSVLNHRHTPEMELVAGQTLGRDVKIRFTPKVVPMSRGMVCTIYAKARVKDLHDLYLEVYREEPFVKVIQNPPMTKHVLGTNLCNIYVGYDERTDLHVIVSAIDNLGKGASLQAVQNMNLMFGFPEVLTLDQPALFP, from the coding sequence ATGGAGCAAACGTTAAGGGTATGTGTGTATGGTGCCACAGGTTATACGGGTGTAGAGCTCCTCAGGACTCTACAGAAGCATCCATACGTAAAGGTAGTAAGCATAACCTCTAAAAGTTACGAGGGAAAGCTTCTGGAAGAGGTTTTCCCTTCCTTTTCTACTTCATACCTTGGGAAGCTGTGCCTTACACAAGAGCCAGAGGAAAACTTTGACGTTGCTTTTCTCTGTCTTCCTCATGAAACCTCCTTACATCTCGTACCAGAGCTTTTAAAAGCAGGAAAAAGAGTTATAGACCTTTCTGGAGCCTACAGGTTGAAGGATGCTAACCTTTACCCAAAGTATTACGGCTTTGAACATCCATACACAGACACTCTAAAGGAGGCTGTCTACGGCCTTCCAGAGATCTTCAGAAGCGACATAAAGACTGCTAGGCTGGTGGCAAACCCAGGATGTTACCCTACCGCTACTCTGCTGGGACTCTATCCTCTGCTTAAAGAGAAGCTGCTAGAAGATGACACGATTATAGTTGATGCCATCTCGGGTGTTTCTGGTGCTGGAAGAAAGACAAGTCAGCAGTTTCACTTTCCAGAGATGACAGAAAATGCCTTTGCCTACTCTGTACTTAATCATAGACACACGCCAGAGATGGAGCTTGTGGCAGGACAAACATTGGGAAGGGATGTAAAGATAAGGTTTACCCCCAAGGTAGTACCCATGTCCAGGGGTATGGTATGCACCATTTATGCTAAAGCTAGAGTGAAGGATTTACATGACCTGTACCTTGAGGTTTACAGAGAAGAGCCCTTTGTTAAAGTGATACAGAACCCACCCATGACCAAACACGTACTCGGTACAAACCTATGTAATATATATGTAGGCTATGATGAAAGAACAGACCTTCATGTTATTGTATCCGCGATAGACAACCTAGGGAAAGGAGCGTCTTTACAAGCTGTTCAGAACATGAACCTTATGTTCGGATTTCCAGAGGTTTTGACCCTGGATCAGCCGGCACTGTTTCCTTGA
- a CDS encoding GTP-binding protein, producing MRTIKKIKIVVAGPFAAGKTQFINTISEIKTVKTERRTQAVGEKGVKEYTTVAMDFGKIRIDDEHELYLFGTPGQSRFDFMWEILGEGALGIIVLVDSTDPSTFHEARRIINFFQSRFPVPMVIGANKQDLPNAWSPEDVAASLDIDPDEDIPVVPVSAIDKESVKKVLLTLLELIKRDLTSQGNSAG from the coding sequence ATGAGAACTATAAAGAAGATAAAAATAGTGGTAGCAGGGCCCTTTGCAGCAGGTAAGACGCAGTTCATAAACACCATCAGCGAGATAAAGACTGTAAAGACCGAGAGGAGGACGCAGGCCGTTGGAGAAAAAGGTGTAAAAGAATACACCACAGTAGCTATGGACTTTGGGAAAATACGTATAGATGACGAGCACGAACTCTACCTGTTTGGCACACCAGGACAGTCTAGGTTTGACTTCATGTGGGAAATACTCGGGGAGGGTGCGCTTGGAATAATAGTACTTGTGGACAGTACAGATCCATCCACGTTCCATGAAGCCAGGAGGATAATAAACTTCTTCCAATCGCGCTTTCCTGTGCCTATGGTCATAGGAGCAAACAAGCAAGACCTTCCTAATGCCTGGTCACCGGAGGACGTAGCAGCTTCCTTGGACATTGATCCAGATGAAGACATACCAGTAGTACCTGTCTCTGCCATAGATAAAGAAAGTGTAAAGAAGGTCCTTCTTACATTACTTGAGCTGATAAAAAGAGACCTTACCTCTCAAGGAAACAGTGCCGGCTGA
- a CDS encoding DUF4388 domain-containing protein, producing the protein MALIGDLSTFSFVDIFQVILKDRKSGIFIIEWKDMTVACYVKDGEFVFARPIDKVFRVYAEKDFDVLLSKLRIPKESLHKTIERFLISRFDHKEGIFSFTPGFIKYNSDVPVVYNIEKLILLASEKLSPEEVERKISDELLTFEALPNAQEIVEKANTENIDKVKKVLSLVNGERTVGEIRKESGLDTLTVDRILYALLAMGAIKRKRREKKQKPSIAMDLLVKIIERVKGL; encoded by the coding sequence ATGGCACTTATAGGTGACCTTTCCACTTTTAGTTTTGTTGATATATTCCAAGTTATTCTAAAGGACAGGAAAAGCGGCATATTCATAATAGAATGGAAGGACATGACCGTTGCTTGCTATGTCAAGGATGGGGAATTTGTCTTTGCAAGACCTATAGATAAGGTGTTTAGAGTATATGCAGAAAAAGATTTTGACGTTCTTCTTAGTAAGCTTAGGATACCTAAAGAGAGCCTACATAAAACCATAGAGAGATTTCTAATAAGCAGGTTTGATCACAAGGAGGGTATCTTTTCCTTCACTCCAGGCTTTATAAAGTACAACTCAGACGTGCCTGTTGTTTATAACATAGAGAAGCTCATACTCCTAGCCTCTGAGAAGCTCTCGCCCGAAGAAGTAGAAAGGAAGATCTCTGATGAGCTTCTGACCTTTGAAGCCCTTCCAAACGCCCAGGAGATAGTGGAAAAAGCAAACACAGAGAACATAGACAAAGTTAAAAAAGTGTTATCTCTAGTAAACGGCGAGAGAACAGTGGGTGAGATAAGAAAAGAATCTGGTCTTGATACGCTTACGGTTGATAGGATCCTTTATGCTCTATTGGCTATGGGAGCTATAAAAAGGAAGAGGAGGGAAAAAAAGCAAAAGCCTTCTATAGCCATGGACTTGTTGGTTAAGATAATAGAGAGGGTCAAGGGGCTGTGA